One Streptomyces mobaraensis NBRC 13819 = DSM 40847 DNA segment encodes these proteins:
- the eccD gene encoding type VII secretion integral membrane protein EccD, with product MSPTTTTGYSRVTVVAPDSRIDVALPDDVAVADLLPEILRLTGHTAEGTTPPGYHLVGTDGTVLEPARSLGAQRVLDGALLRLRPFTESLPTAVYDDVADAVAAAVTRDRTLWNERLLRASGLAGGSLLLVLLGFVLWFADPARHDMHSLPGVIAAAVGILLTALSGVRARIYDDRPSAVAMGLSALPHLMIAGSGLIALRDGEGVGRLQFLLGCVTVLVASVVLAAVMPSGDAPFVAAVFASAVGTLATFCAILAGASPTDTAAVCAVVAVGALAFLPGLSARVARLPIGYAAPRSATAGDPDREPGVPAADPVDADRVAAQARRGHEMLLGLVGGSAAVVAGACAVLGFSHDVWAQLLALATGAAMLLRARLFRYTAQVSAVLAAGLAGLGLLVLGLSLNPPGEAVRKMVMEGDRGPLDVHTVWLAAAVAAGAALIVGIALIVPKKGLSPFWGRLSDLAESAFLLALVPLCLAVLDVYSAARSMTSG from the coding sequence GTGAGTCCGACCACAACGACCGGTTACAGCCGAGTGACGGTCGTCGCGCCCGACAGCCGGATCGACGTCGCCCTCCCCGACGACGTCGCCGTCGCCGATCTCCTCCCGGAGATCCTCCGGCTCACCGGGCACACCGCCGAGGGGACCACCCCGCCCGGCTACCACCTGGTGGGCACCGACGGCACGGTGCTCGAACCGGCGCGTTCGCTCGGCGCCCAGCGCGTGCTCGACGGCGCGCTCCTGCGCCTGCGTCCGTTCACCGAGTCGCTGCCGACCGCCGTCTACGACGACGTCGCCGACGCGGTCGCCGCCGCCGTCACCCGCGACCGCACCCTGTGGAACGAGCGGCTGCTGCGCGCCTCCGGCCTGGCCGGCGGCTCCCTGCTGCTCGTCCTGCTGGGCTTCGTCCTCTGGTTCGCCGACCCCGCGCGGCACGACATGCACAGCCTGCCCGGCGTCATCGCCGCCGCGGTCGGCATCCTGCTGACCGCCCTCTCCGGCGTCCGCGCCCGGATCTACGACGACCGGCCCTCCGCCGTCGCCATGGGCCTCTCCGCCCTGCCGCACCTGATGATCGCCGGATCCGGCCTGATCGCCCTCCGGGACGGCGAGGGCGTCGGCCGCCTCCAGTTCCTGCTCGGCTGCGTCACCGTCCTCGTCGCCTCCGTGGTGCTCGCCGCGGTCATGCCCAGCGGGGACGCCCCCTTCGTCGCCGCCGTCTTCGCCTCCGCGGTCGGCACCCTCGCCACCTTCTGCGCGATCCTGGCCGGCGCGAGCCCCACCGACACCGCCGCCGTCTGCGCCGTCGTCGCGGTCGGCGCCCTCGCCTTCCTCCCCGGGCTGTCCGCCCGCGTCGCCCGGCTGCCCATCGGCTACGCCGCCCCCCGGTCGGCCACCGCCGGCGACCCCGACCGCGAGCCGGGCGTCCCGGCCGCGGACCCCGTCGACGCCGACCGCGTCGCGGCGCAGGCGCGCCGGGGCCACGAGATGCTGCTCGGCCTGGTCGGCGGCAGCGCGGCGGTCGTCGCCGGCGCCTGCGCCGTCCTCGGCTTCTCCCATGACGTGTGGGCGCAGCTGCTGGCCCTGGCCACCGGCGCCGCCATGCTGCTGCGCGCCCGTCTCTTCCGCTACACCGCGCAGGTCTCGGCCGTCCTCGCGGCCGGTCTCGCGGGTCTCGGCCTGCTGGTGCTCGGCCTGTCCCTGAACCCGCCGGGCGAGGCGGTCCGCAAGATGGTGATGGAGGGCGACCGCGGACCGCTCGACGTGCACACCGTGTGGCTGGCGGCGGCCGTCGCCGCCGGTGCCGCGCTGATCGTCGGCATCGCGCTGATCGTCCCCAAGAAGGGGCTCTCCCCCTTCTGGGGCCGCCTCTCCGACCTCGCCGAGAGCGCCTTCCTGCTCGCCCTGGTGCCCCTGTGCCTCGCGGTGCTCGACGTGTACTCCGCGGCCCGGAGCATGACCAGCGGGTGA
- the rpsO gene encoding 30S ribosomal protein S15 produces the protein MSLDAATKKQIMSEFATKEGDTGSPEVQVALLTRRISDLTEHLKTHKHDHHSRRGLLLLVGQRRRLLQYLAKKDITRFRALVERLGIRRGAAGAK, from the coding sequence GTGTCGCTCGACGCCGCTACGAAGAAGCAGATCATGTCCGAGTTCGCCACCAAGGAGGGCGACACCGGCTCCCCCGAGGTCCAGGTCGCGCTGCTCACCCGCCGCATCTCGGACCTGACCGAGCACCTCAAGACGCACAAGCACGACCACCACTCCCGCCGTGGTCTGCTGCTGCTGGTCGGCCAGCGCCGCCGCCTGCTGCAGTACCTGGCGAAGAAGGACATCACGCGCTTCCGCGCCCTGGTCGAGCGCCTCGGCATCCGCCGCGGTGCCGCCGGCGCCAAGTAA
- a CDS encoding polyribonucleotide nucleotidyltransferase → MENETHYAEAVIDNGAFGTRTIRFETGRLAKQAAGSAVAYLDDDTMVLSATTASKQPKDQLDFFPLTVDVEERMYAAGKIPGSFFRREGRPSEDAILTCRLIDRPLRPSFKKGLRNEIQIVETIMALNPDHLYDVVAINAASCSTQLAGLPFSGPIGGTRVALIKGQWVAFPTHTELEDAVFDMVVAGRVLPDGDVAIMMVEAEATEKTIQMVKDGAEAPTEEVVAAGLEAAKPFIKVLCRAQADLAAKAAKPEGEFPIFLDYQDDVLEALTAAVRPELAQALTIAGKQEREAELDRVKALAAEKLLPEFEGREKEISAAYRSLTKSLVRERVIKEKKRIDGRGVTDIRTLAAEVEAIPRVHGSALFERGETQILGVTTLNMLRMEQQLDTLSPVTRKRYMHNYNFPPYSTGETGRVGSPKRREIGHGALAERALMPVLPSREEFPYAIRQVSEALGSNGSTSMGSVCASTMSLLNAGVPLKAPVAGIAMGLISQEIDGETHYVTLTDILGAEDAFGDMDFKVAGTKEFVTALQLDTKLDGIPASVLAAALKQARDARLHILDVMMEAIDTPDEMSPNAPRIITVKIPVDKIGEVIGPKGKMINQIQEDTGAEITIEDDGTIYIGAADGPSAEAARATINAIANPTMPEVGERYLGTVVKTTTFGAFVSLMPGKDGLLHISQIRKLAGGKRVENVEDVLGVGAKVQVEIAEIDQRGKLSLVPVIEGENDDTAETKDESAK, encoded by the coding sequence GTGGAGAACGAGACCCACTACGCCGAGGCCGTCATCGACAACGGCGCCTTCGGCACCCGCACCATCCGCTTCGAGACGGGCCGCCTGGCCAAGCAGGCCGCCGGCTCCGCCGTCGCGTACCTGGACGACGACACCATGGTGCTGTCGGCCACCACCGCGTCCAAGCAGCCCAAGGACCAGCTCGACTTCTTCCCGCTCACGGTGGACGTCGAGGAGCGGATGTACGCCGCCGGCAAGATCCCCGGCAGCTTCTTCCGCCGCGAGGGCCGGCCCTCCGAGGACGCGATCCTCACCTGCCGCCTGATCGACCGCCCGCTGCGCCCCTCCTTCAAGAAGGGCCTGCGCAACGAGATCCAGATCGTCGAGACGATCATGGCGCTCAACCCCGACCACCTCTACGACGTGGTCGCCATCAACGCCGCCTCCTGCTCCACGCAGCTCGCGGGCCTGCCCTTCTCCGGCCCCATCGGCGGCACCCGCGTCGCCCTGATCAAGGGCCAGTGGGTGGCGTTCCCGACCCACACCGAGCTCGAGGACGCCGTCTTCGACATGGTCGTGGCCGGCCGCGTCCTCCCGGACGGCGACGTCGCGATCATGATGGTCGAGGCCGAGGCCACCGAGAAGACCATCCAGATGGTCAAGGACGGCGCCGAGGCCCCCACCGAGGAGGTCGTCGCCGCCGGTCTCGAGGCCGCGAAGCCCTTCATCAAGGTCCTCTGCCGCGCCCAGGCCGACCTCGCCGCCAAGGCCGCCAAGCCCGAGGGCGAGTTCCCGATCTTCCTGGACTACCAGGACGACGTCCTGGAGGCGCTGACCGCCGCCGTCCGCCCCGAGCTGGCCCAGGCGCTCACCATCGCCGGCAAGCAGGAGCGCGAGGCCGAGCTGGACCGCGTCAAGGCGCTCGCCGCCGAGAAGCTCCTCCCGGAGTTCGAGGGCCGCGAGAAGGAGATCTCCGCCGCGTACCGCTCGCTGACCAAGTCCCTGGTCCGGGAGCGCGTCATCAAGGAGAAGAAGCGCATCGACGGCCGCGGTGTCACCGACATCCGCACCCTGGCCGCCGAGGTCGAGGCCATCCCGCGGGTCCACGGCTCCGCCCTGTTCGAGCGTGGCGAGACCCAGATCCTGGGCGTCACCACCCTCAACATGCTCCGCATGGAGCAGCAGCTGGACACCCTCTCCCCGGTGACCCGCAAGCGCTACATGCACAACTACAACTTCCCGCCGTACTCCACCGGCGAGACCGGCCGCGTCGGCTCCCCGAAGCGCCGCGAGATCGGCCACGGCGCCCTCGCCGAGCGCGCGCTCATGCCCGTCCTGCCGTCGCGCGAGGAGTTCCCCTACGCGATCCGCCAGGTCTCCGAGGCGCTGGGCTCCAACGGCTCGACCTCCATGGGCTCGGTCTGCGCCTCCACCATGTCGCTGCTGAACGCCGGTGTGCCCCTGAAGGCCCCGGTCGCCGGCATCGCCATGGGCCTGATCTCCCAGGAGATCGACGGCGAGACCCACTACGTCACCCTCACCGACATCCTCGGTGCGGAGGACGCCTTCGGCGACATGGACTTCAAGGTCGCCGGCACCAAGGAGTTCGTGACCGCCCTCCAGCTCGACACCAAGCTGGACGGCATCCCGGCCTCCGTTCTGGCCGCGGCCCTCAAGCAGGCCCGCGACGCACGCCTGCACATCCTCGACGTGATGATGGAGGCCATCGACACGCCGGACGAGATGTCCCCCAACGCCCCGCGGATCATCACCGTCAAGATCCCGGTGGACAAGATCGGTGAGGTCATCGGCCCCAAGGGCAAGATGATCAACCAGATCCAGGAGGACACCGGCGCCGAGATCACCATCGAGGACGACGGCACCATCTACATCGGTGCCGCCGACGGCCCCTCTGCCGAGGCCGCCCGCGCCACGATCAACGCGATCGCCAACCCGACCATGCCGGAGGTCGGCGAGCGGTACCTGGGCACGGTCGTCAAGACCACCACCTTCGGTGCCTTCGTCTCCCTCATGCCCGGCAAGGACGGCCTGCTGCACATCTCGCAGATCCGCAAGCTCGCCGGCGGCAAGCGTGTGGAGAACGTCGAGGACGTGCTCGGCGTCGGCGCCAAGGTCCAGGTCGAGATCGCCGAGATCGACCAGCGCGGCAAGCTCTCCCTCGTCCCCGTGATCGAGGGCGAGAACGACGACACCGCCGAGACCAAGGACGAGTCCGCCAAGTGA
- a CDS encoding M16 family metallopeptidase, with protein MTSRSTRKTARTSSEGRAVARTQTLLKGENGIGTVRRTTLPGGLRVVTETLPSVRSATFGIWANVGSRDETPTLNGATHYLEHLLFKGTAKRSALDISAAIDAVGGEMNAFTAKEYTCYYARVLDTDLPLAIDVVCDMLTGSLIDPADVDAERGVILEEIAMTEDDPGDCVHDLFAHTMLGDTPLGRPVLGTVDTINALSRDRIARFYKKHYDPTRLVVAAAGNVDHAKVVRQVRAAFDRAGALSRTDAVPVAPRSGSRTIRTAGRVELLGRKTEQAHVVLGMPGLARTDERRWALGVLNTALGGGMSSRLFQEVREKRGLAYSVYSYTSGFADCGLFGVYAGCRPSQVHDVLRICRDQLDLVASEGLSDEEIGRAIGQLSGSTVLGLEDTGALMNRIGKSELCWGEQMSVDDMLARISAVTPDEVRAVARDVLGQRPSLSVIGPLKDRQAARLHEAVS; from the coding sequence GTGACGTCCCGTAGTACACGGAAGACGGCCCGCACCTCCTCGGAGGGGCGGGCCGTCGCCCGTACCCAAACGCTTCTCAAGGGCGAGAACGGCATCGGCACGGTCCGCAGGACCACCCTCCCCGGCGGCCTCCGGGTCGTCACCGAGACCCTGCCGTCCGTCCGCTCCGCCACCTTCGGCATCTGGGCCAACGTCGGCTCCCGCGACGAGACCCCGACGCTCAACGGTGCCACCCACTACCTTGAGCACCTGCTCTTCAAGGGCACGGCCAAGCGCAGCGCGCTCGACATCTCCGCCGCGATCGACGCGGTCGGCGGCGAGATGAACGCCTTCACGGCCAAGGAGTACACGTGCTACTACGCGCGTGTCCTCGACACCGACCTGCCGCTGGCCATCGACGTCGTCTGCGACATGCTCACCGGGTCCCTGATCGACCCGGCGGACGTGGACGCCGAGCGCGGGGTGATCCTCGAAGAGATCGCCATGACCGAGGACGACCCCGGCGACTGTGTGCACGACCTGTTCGCGCACACCATGCTGGGCGACACCCCCCTCGGCCGCCCGGTCCTCGGCACCGTCGACACGATCAACGCGCTGAGCCGCGACCGGATCGCGCGCTTCTACAAGAAGCACTACGACCCCACCCGCCTCGTCGTCGCCGCCGCGGGCAACGTCGACCACGCCAAGGTCGTCCGCCAGGTCCGCGCCGCGTTCGACCGGGCCGGCGCGCTGTCCCGTACGGACGCCGTGCCCGTCGCGCCGCGCTCCGGCTCCCGCACCATCCGCACCGCGGGCCGTGTGGAGCTGCTGGGCCGCAAGACCGAGCAGGCGCACGTCGTCCTCGGCATGCCCGGCCTGGCCCGCACCGACGAGCGCCGCTGGGCGCTCGGCGTGCTCAACACGGCGCTCGGCGGCGGCATGAGCTCCCGCCTCTTCCAGGAGGTCCGGGAGAAGCGCGGCCTCGCCTACTCGGTCTACTCGTACACCTCGGGCTTCGCCGACTGCGGCCTCTTCGGCGTCTACGCCGGCTGCCGGCCCAGCCAGGTCCACGACGTGCTGCGGATCTGCCGCGACCAGCTCGACCTGGTCGCCTCCGAGGGCCTGTCCGACGAGGAGATCGGCCGCGCGATCGGCCAGCTCTCCGGCTCCACGGTCCTCGGCCTGGAGGACACCGGCGCGCTGATGAACCGCATCGGCAAGAGCGAGCTGTGCTGGGGCGAGCAGATGTCGGTCGACGACATGCTGGCCCGCATCTCGGCCGTCACCCCGGACGAGGTCCGCGCGGTGGCCCGCGATGTCCTGGGACAGCGCCCCTCGCTGTCCGTGATCGGCCCGTTGAAGGACAGGCAGGCCGCCCGCCTGCACGAGGCCGTCTCCTAG
- the dapB gene encoding 4-hydroxy-tetrahydrodipicolinate reductase — protein MSKLRVAVIGAKGRIGSEAVRAVEAADDMELVAALGRGDDLEAMTAAGAQVAVELTHPDSVMDNLEFCVRNGIHAVVGTTGWTEDRLARLRSWLDASPSTGVLIAPNFSIGAVLTMTFARQAARFFESVEVVELHHPNKADAPSGTATRTAQLIAAARREAGCPPQPDATTTALDGARGADVDGVPVHSVRLRGLLAHQEVLLGDTGETLTIRHDSLHHSCFMPGILLGARRVPQTPGLTFGLEHFLDLG, from the coding sequence ATGAGCAAGCTGCGCGTGGCGGTCATCGGCGCCAAGGGCCGCATCGGCTCCGAGGCCGTCCGGGCCGTCGAGGCCGCCGACGACATGGAACTGGTGGCCGCGCTGGGCCGGGGCGACGACCTGGAGGCCATGACGGCCGCCGGGGCCCAGGTCGCGGTCGAGCTGACGCACCCCGACTCCGTCATGGACAACCTGGAGTTCTGCGTCCGCAACGGCATCCACGCCGTCGTCGGCACCACCGGCTGGACCGAGGACCGCCTCGCGCGGCTCCGCTCCTGGCTCGACGCCTCCCCGTCGACCGGAGTGCTCATCGCGCCGAACTTCTCCATCGGCGCCGTGCTGACCATGACCTTCGCCCGGCAGGCCGCCCGGTTCTTCGAGTCGGTCGAGGTCGTCGAACTGCACCACCCGAACAAGGCGGACGCCCCCTCCGGGACCGCCACCCGCACCGCGCAGCTGATCGCCGCCGCGCGGCGCGAGGCCGGCTGCCCGCCGCAGCCCGACGCCACCACCACGGCGCTGGACGGCGCGCGCGGCGCGGACGTCGACGGGGTCCCCGTGCACTCCGTCCGGCTGCGCGGCCTGCTGGCCCACCAGGAGGTGCTGCTCGGCGACACCGGCGAGACCCTCACCATCCGGCACGACTCGCTGCACCACAGCTGCTTCATGCCGGGCATCCTGCTGGGCGCCCGCCGCGTGCCGCAGACCCCGGGGCTGACCTTCGGCCTCGAACACTTCCTGGACCTGGGCTGA
- the dapA gene encoding 4-hydroxy-tetrahydrodipicolinate synthase, whose product MAPISTPQTPFGRVLTAMVTPFTSDGALDLDGAQRLAAHLVDAGNDGLVVNGTTGESPTTSDAEKAQLVRAVVEAVGDRAHIVAGAGTNDTRHSVELARAAERAGAHGLLAVTPYYNKPPQEGLYQHFTTVADATDLPVMLYDIPGRSGTAIETETMVRLAEHPRIVANKDAKGDLGAASWALSRSGLAWYSGDDMLNLPLLSVGAVGFVSVVGHFVAPELRALLEAYAAGDVTKATAIHQRLLPVFTGVFRTQGVITTKRGLALQGLPAGPLRLPLVDLGPEQTEQLKRDLTAGGVQL is encoded by the coding sequence ATGGCTCCGATCTCCACACCGCAGACGCCCTTCGGACGTGTCCTGACCGCCATGGTCACCCCCTTCACCTCCGACGGCGCCCTCGACCTCGACGGCGCGCAGCGGCTCGCCGCCCACCTGGTCGACGCCGGCAACGACGGCCTCGTCGTCAACGGCACCACCGGCGAGTCGCCCACCACCAGCGACGCGGAGAAAGCGCAGCTCGTACGGGCGGTTGTGGAGGCCGTCGGCGACCGGGCGCACATCGTGGCCGGAGCCGGCACCAACGACACCCGGCACAGCGTCGAGCTGGCCCGCGCCGCCGAGCGGGCGGGCGCCCACGGCCTGCTGGCCGTGACGCCGTACTACAACAAGCCCCCTCAGGAGGGCCTGTACCAGCACTTCACCACGGTCGCGGACGCCACCGACCTCCCGGTGATGCTCTACGACATCCCGGGCCGCAGCGGCACCGCGATCGAGACCGAGACGATGGTCCGGCTCGCCGAGCACCCCCGCATCGTCGCCAACAAGGACGCCAAGGGCGACCTGGGCGCGGCGAGCTGGGCCCTCAGCCGCAGCGGACTGGCCTGGTACTCCGGCGACGACATGCTGAACCTGCCGCTGCTGTCCGTCGGCGCGGTCGGTTTCGTCTCCGTGGTCGGCCACTTCGTCGCCCCCGAGCTGCGTGCCCTGCTGGAGGCGTACGCCGCCGGTGACGTCACCAAGGCGACGGCGATCCACCAGCGGCTGCTGCCCGTCTTCACCGGCGTCTTCCGGACCCAGGGCGTGATCACCACCAAGCGGGGCCTGGCACTCCAGGGTCTCCCGGCCGGGCCGCTGCGACTGCCCCTGGTCGACCTCGGCCCCGAGCAGACCGAACAGCTCAAGCGCGATCTGACGGCCGGCGGGGTACAGCTCTAG
- a CDS encoding ribonuclease J: protein MSHPHPELGPPPKLPEGGLRVTPLGGLGEIGRNMTVFEYGGRLLIVDCGVLFPEEEQPGVDLILPDFTSIRDRLDDIEGIVLTHGHEDHIGGVPYLLREKPDIPLIGSKLTLALIEAKLQEHRIRPYTLEVAEGHREAIGPFDLEFVAVNHSIPDALAVAIRTPAGMAVHTGDFKMDQLPLDRRLTDLPAFARLGEEGIDLLLVDSTNAEVPGFVPPERDISNVLRTVFAGAQKRIIVASFASHVHRIQQILDAAHEYGRRVAFVGRSMVRNMGIARDLGYLRVPAGLVVDVKALDDLPDEQVVLVCTGSQGEPMAALSRMANRDHQIRIVQGDTVILASSLIPGNENAVYRVINGLTRWGANVVHKGNAKVHVSGHASAGELLYFYNICKPRNLMPVHGEWRHLRANAELGALTGVPKNHIVIAEDGVVVDLVDGAARIVGKVQAGYVYVDGLSVGDVTESSLKDRRILGDEGIISVFVVVDSTTGKVVSGPQIQARGSGIDDASFNAVVPKIEESIAKAAADGIAEPHQLQQLIRRAVGRWVSDQYRRRPMILPVVVEV from the coding sequence TTGAGTCACCCGCACCCTGAACTCGGTCCCCCGCCGAAGCTCCCCGAGGGCGGCCTGCGCGTCACACCGCTCGGCGGTCTCGGCGAGATCGGCCGCAACATGACGGTCTTCGAGTACGGCGGCCGTCTGCTGATCGTCGACTGCGGAGTGCTTTTCCCCGAGGAGGAGCAGCCCGGAGTCGATCTGATCCTGCCGGACTTCACGTCCATCCGGGACCGCCTGGACGACATCGAGGGCATCGTGCTCACGCACGGCCACGAGGACCACATCGGCGGCGTCCCCTACCTGCTCCGCGAGAAGCCGGACATCCCGCTGATCGGCTCGAAGCTGACCCTCGCGCTGATCGAGGCGAAGCTCCAGGAGCACCGGATCCGTCCGTACACCCTGGAGGTCGCCGAAGGCCACCGCGAGGCCATCGGCCCCTTCGACCTGGAGTTCGTGGCGGTCAACCACTCCATCCCGGACGCGCTGGCGGTCGCCATCCGCACGCCTGCCGGCATGGCGGTGCACACCGGCGACTTCAAGATGGACCAGCTCCCGCTGGACCGCCGCCTCACCGACCTGCCCGCCTTCGCGCGGCTCGGCGAGGAGGGCATCGACCTGCTGCTGGTGGACTCCACCAACGCCGAGGTCCCCGGCTTCGTCCCGCCGGAGCGCGACATCTCCAACGTGCTGCGGACGGTCTTCGCCGGCGCCCAGAAGCGCATCATCGTCGCCAGCTTCGCCAGCCACGTGCACCGCATCCAGCAGATCCTGGACGCCGCGCACGAGTACGGCCGCCGGGTGGCCTTCGTCGGTCGCTCGATGGTCCGCAACATGGGCATCGCCCGTGACCTGGGCTACCTGCGTGTCCCGGCGGGCCTGGTCGTCGACGTCAAGGCGCTGGACGACCTGCCGGACGAGCAGGTCGTGCTGGTCTGCACGGGCTCCCAGGGCGAGCCGATGGCCGCGCTGTCCCGGATGGCCAACCGCGACCACCAGATCCGGATCGTCCAGGGCGACACCGTGATCCTGGCGTCGTCCCTCATCCCGGGCAACGAGAACGCGGTCTACCGCGTGATCAACGGCCTGACCCGGTGGGGCGCCAACGTCGTCCACAAGGGCAACGCCAAGGTCCACGTCTCCGGTCACGCCTCCGCGGGCGAGCTGCTGTACTTCTACAACATCTGCAAGCCGCGGAACCTGATGCCGGTGCACGGCGAGTGGCGCCACCTGCGCGCCAACGCCGAGTTGGGCGCCCTCACCGGCGTGCCGAAGAACCACATCGTCATCGCCGAGGACGGCGTGGTCGTCGACCTGGTCGACGGCGCGGCGCGGATCGTCGGCAAGGTCCAGGCCGGCTACGTGTACGTGGACGGCCTCTCGGTCGGCGACGTCACGGAGTCCTCCCTGAAGGACCGCCGCATCCTGGGCGACGAGGGCATCATCTCGGTCTTCGTGGTCGTCGACTCCACGACCGGCAAGGTCGTCAGCGGCCCGCAGATCCAGGCCCGCGGCTCCGGTATCGACGACGCGTCGTTCAACGCCGTGGTGCCCAAGATCGAGGAGTCCATCGCCAAGGCGGCAGCGGACGGCATCGCCGAGCCGCACCAGCTCCAGCAGCTGATCCGCCGCGCGGTGGGCCGCTGGGTCTCCGACCAGTACCGCCGGCGCCCGATGATCCTGCCCGTGGTCGTCGAGGTCTGA